The Clostridium sporogenes genome contains a region encoding:
- a CDS encoding DUF3867 domain-containing protein, with translation MSEIINFNDLKNKATDKDLDKFEQYMYSLYSSVVQGTLTMSDFMEKIQEYMGKNNISQEKFVNIQKKLMEKYTEAYGINFKDVEKQMKDLGVDVKGLGLNVENFSYDNVKKNISFHEKYNAKPVMKQVTEYHIKNDKNDVKVELIGENVFLKSSKKIDLKDTELNEFLCSYKKLFHDKQLSITVCESITSYNY, from the coding sequence ATGAGTGAAATTATAAATTTTAATGATTTAAAAAATAAAGCAACAGACAAAGATCTAGATAAATTTGAACAATATATGTATAGTTTGTATAGTTCAGTAGTTCAGGGAACTTTAACTATGTCTGACTTTATGGAAAAAATACAAGAATATATGGGAAAAAACAATATATCTCAAGAAAAGTTTGTAAACATACAAAAAAAATTAATGGAAAAATATACTGAAGCCTATGGCATAAATTTTAAAGACGTAGAAAAACAGATGAAAGATCTAGGCGTAGATGTAAAAGGCTTAGGATTAAATGTAGAAAATTTTAGCTATGACAATGTTAAAAAAAATATAAGCTTTCATGAAAAATATAATGCAAAACCAGTAATGAAACAAGTTACAGAATATCATATTAAAAATGATAAAAATGATGTTAAAGTAGAATTAATAGGAGAGAATGTATTTCTTAAAAGTAGTAAAAAAATAGATTTAAAGGATACTGAACTAAATGAATTTTTATGTTCTTACAAAAAACTTTTTCATGATAAACAATTATCTATAACTGTTTGTGAAAGTATAACTAGTTATAATTATTAG